One part of the Arabidopsis thaliana chromosome 1 sequence genome encodes these proteins:
- a CDS encoding Serinc-domain containing serine and sphingolipid biosynthesis protein (Serinc-domain containing serine and sphingolipid biosynthesis protein; FUNCTIONS IN: molecular_function unknown; LOCATED IN: endomembrane system, membrane; EXPRESSED IN: 23 plant structures; EXPRESSED DURING: 15 growth stages; CONTAINS InterPro DOMAIN/s: TMS membrane protein/tumour differentially expressed protein (InterPro:IPR005016); BEST Arabidopsis thaliana protein match is: Serinc-domain containing serine and sphingolipid biosynthesis protein (TAIR:AT3G06170.1).), which produces MFAASCLASCCAACACDACRTVVSGISRRSARIAYCGLFALSLIVSWILREVAAPLMEKLPWINHFHKTPDREWFETDAVLRVSLGNFLFFSILSVMMIGVKNQKDPRDGIHHGGWMMKIICWCILVIFMFFLPNEIISFYESMSKFGAGFFLLVQVVLLLDFVHGWNDTWVGYDEQFWYAALLVVSLVCYLATFVFSGFLFHWFTPSGHDCGLNTFFIIMTLIFVFVFAIVVLHPTVGGSILPASVISLYCMYLCYSGLASEPRDYECNGLHNHSKAVSTGTMTIGLLTTVLSVVYSAVRAGSSTTLLSPPDSPRAEKPLLPIDGKAEEKEEKENKKPVSYSYAFFHIIFSLASMYSAMLLTGWSTSVGESGKLVDVGWPSVWVRVVTSWATAGLFIWSLVAPILFPDREF; this is translated from the exons atgttTGCAGCTTCTTGTCTCGCATCGTGTTGTGCTGCTTGTGCCTGCGATGCTTGCCGTACTGTGGTTTCTGGGATCAGCAGACGTTCTGCTAGAATTGCTTACTGTGGTCTCTTTGCACTTTCCTTAATCGTTTCATGGATTCTCCGTGAAGTTGCTGCTCCTCTCATGGAGAAGCTCCctt GGATTAACCATTTTCACAAGACACCTGATCGTGAATGGTTTGAGACTGATGCTGTGTTGCGTGTCAGCTTAGggaatttcttgtttttctctattCTATCGGTTATGATGATCGGTGTGAAAAATCAGAAAGACCCTCGTGATGGTATACACCATGGTGGTTGGATGATGAAAATAATCTGTTGGTGCATTTTAGTCATCTTTATGTTCTTCCTTCCAAATGAAATCATCAGTTTCTATG AGTCGATGTCAAAGTTTGGTGCTGGATTTTTCCTGCTTGTTCAAGTTGTacttcttttggattttgttcaTGGATGGAATGACACATGGGTTGGCTACGACGAGCAGTTCTG GTATGCTGCTTTGCTCGTTGTTTCTCTTGTATGTTACTTGGCAACATTCGTCTTCTCTGGGTTTCTCTTCCACTGGTTTACTCCATCTGGACATGATTGTGGACTCAACACCTTCTTCATTATCATGACTTTGATATTTGTATTCGTCTTTGCCATTGTAGTTTTGCATCCTACT GTCGGTGGAAGCATTTTACCAGCATCGGTTATATCTCTGTACTGCATGTACCTCTGTTACAGTGGACTTGCAAGTGAACCCCGGGATTACGAGTGCAATGGTCTCCACAATCACTCTAAAGCTGTTTCAACAGGCACAATGACCATTGGCTTACTCACAACTGTTCTCTCGGTTGTTTATTCTGCTGTTCGTGCTGGTTCTTCCACTACTCTTCTCTCCCCTCCTGATTCTCCTCGCGCAG agAAGCCTCTGCTTCCGATAGACGGGAAAgcagaagagaaggaagagaaagagaataaaaaaccAGTTTCATACTCATACGCATTCTTCCACATCATCTTCTCCCTTGCGAGCATGTACTCTGCAATGCTCCTAACCGGCTGGTCAACTTCAGTTGGTGAAAGTGGTAAGCTGGTGGATGTCGGGTGGCCTTCAGTGTGGGTCCGTGTTGTGACCAGCTGGGCCACTGCTGGTCTCTTCATCTGGTCCCTTGTTGCTCCCATTCTCTTCCCCGACCGTGAGTTCTGA
- a CDS encoding ephrin-A3 protein (unknown protein; FUNCTIONS IN: molecular_function unknown; INVOLVED IN: biological_process unknown; LOCATED IN: cellular_component unknown; EXPRESSED IN: 24 plant structures; EXPRESSED DURING: 15 growth stages; BEST Arabidopsis thaliana protein match is: unknown protein (TAIR:AT1G79660.1); Has 55 Blast hits to 55 proteins in 13 species: Archae - 0; Bacteria - 0; Metazoa - 0; Fungi - 0; Plants - 55; Viruses - 0; Other Eukaryotes - 0 (source: NCBI BLink).), which translates to MVLDGLVSSPSRRQQCLKKQWDELGSWSTLIQRHQYLLTALALLAFLCTVYLYFAVTLGARHSSCYGLTGKDKAMCQLQLVQALSKGKLKFF; encoded by the coding sequence ATGGTTCTTGATGGGCTTGTATCTTCACCGTCAAGGAGACAACAATGTCTAAAGAAGCAGTGGGACGAGTTGGGTAGCTGGTCGACTCTTATTCAGAGGCATCAATATCTCTTAACAGCTTTGGCTCTTTTGGCTTTCCTCTGTACTGTTTATCTTTACTTTGCAGTCACTTTAGGCGCTAGGCACTCGTCCTGCTATGGCTTGACCGGGAAAGACAAGGCAATGTGTCAATTACAACTTGTTCAAGCTCTCTCCAAAGGGAAACTTAAATTCTTCTAG
- the WAKL5 gene encoding wall associated kinase-like 5 (wall associated kinase-like 5 (WAKL5); FUNCTIONS IN: kinase activity; INVOLVED IN: protein amino acid phosphorylation; LOCATED IN: integral to membrane, chloroplast; EXPRESSED IN: 9 plant structures; EXPRESSED DURING: 7 growth stages; CONTAINS InterPro DOMAIN/s: Wall-associated kinase (InterPro:IPR013695), Protein kinase, catalytic domain (InterPro:IPR000719), EGF-like calcium-binding, conserved site (InterPro:IPR018097), Serine/threonine-protein kinase domain (InterPro:IPR002290), Tyrosine-protein kinase, catalytic domain (InterPro:IPR020635), Serine/threonine-protein kinase-like domain (InterPro:IPR017442), Serine/threonine-protein kinase, active site (InterPro:IPR008271), Protein kinase-like domain (InterPro:IPR011009); BEST Arabidopsis thaliana protein match is: wall associated kinase-like 1 (TAIR:AT1G16120.1); Has 123134 Blast hits to 120241 proteins in 4306 species: Archae - 131; Bacteria - 13824; Metazoa - 45906; Fungi - 10588; Plants - 34048; Viruses - 501; Other Eukaryotes - 18136 (source: NCBI BLink).) → MKTKTYRFVCLVASVLTLQLMNGSSAATPPPPPNSKNSSTSCNRTCGGISIPFPFGIGGKDCYLNGWYEVVCNATTSGSSGTTVPFLSRINREVVNISLPEGNNEQYGVVHIKGPVTSLGCSSNTSQVPQKSLPDLNVTGKGSPYFITDENRLVAVGCGTKALMTDIESEILGCESSCKDSKSSQEVTNLLCDGYKCCQARIPVERPQAVGVNIESSGGDGCKVAFLSSKRYSPSNVTIPEQFHAGGYVVVELGWYFATTDSRFRNPLGCINLTYSGSYLSGDSCLCEYGYFSEMSYRNCYCSLGFTGNPYLRGGCIDNDDCKGPNICEEGTCVNVPGGYRCDPKPKIIKPAKPLVLQGVLLGLMGLLFLVVGTLGLIIFIKKRRRIISSRKFFKRNGGLLLKQQLTTTNDGNVDMSRLFSSEELKKATDNFSVKRVLGKGSQGTVYKGMMVDGKIIAVKRSKVVDEDKLEKFINEIILLSQINHRNIVKLIGCCLETEVPILVYEYIPNGDMFKRLHDESDDYAMTWEVRLRIAIEIAGALTYMHSAASFPIYHRDIKTTNILLDEKYGAKVSDFGTSRSVTIDQTHLTTMVAGTFGYMDPEYFLSSQYTDKSDVYSFGVVLVELITGEKPLSRIRSEEGRGLATHFLEAMKENRVIDIIDIRIKEESKLDQLMAVAKLARKCLSRKGIKRPNMREASLELERIRSSPEDLEAHIENDDEEDQVMEISRE, encoded by the exons ATGAAGACTAAAACTTACCGGTTTGTATGTCTTGTAGCTTCTGTCTTAACTCTGCAGCTCATGAATGGCTCATCAGCAGCAACACCACCGCCACCTCCAAACAGTAAGAATTCTTCAACTTCGTGTAACAGAACCTGTGGAGGAATCTCGATTCCGTTCCCATTTGGAATCGGTGGGAAGGATTGTTATCTCAACGGTTGGTACGAGGTTGTCTGCAACGCCACCACTTCCGGGTCGTCCGGCACAACTGTTCCATTCCTGTCGAGAATCAACAGGGAAGTGGTGAACATCTCTCTTCCAGAAGGTAATAATGAACAATACGGAGTGGTTCACATCAAAGGTCCTGTGACTTCGTTAGGTTGTTCAAGTAATACTAGTCAAGTACCCCAAAAGTCGCTACCGGATTTAAACGTCACGGGCAAGGGCAGCCCATATTTCATCACCGACGAGAACCGCCTCGTGGCTGTGGGTTGCGGTACTAAGGCGTTGATGACGGATATAGAATCAGAGATCTTGGGTTGTGAATCTAGCTGCAAAGATAGCAAGAGTAGTCAAGAAGTAACAAACTTGTTATGTGACGGTTACAAATGTTGCCAGGCGAGGATACCGGTGGAACGTCCACAAGCAGTAGGTGTCAATATAGAGAGCTCAGGAGGAGATGGATGCAAGGTTGCCTTCTTGTCTAGCAAGAGGTATTCCCCGTCAAATGTTACTATACCAGAACAGTTCCATGCTGGTGGCTACGTGGTGGTAGAGCTAGGTTGGTACTTTGCTACTACGGATTCACGCTTTAGGAACCCCTTGGGTTGTATAAATCTGACATATTCGGGATCTTACTTATCCGGTGATAGTTGCCTTTGCGAGTATGGTTACTTTTCCGAAATGAGTTATAGGAACTGCTATTGCTCCCTTGGCTTCACAGGGAATCCATACCTTAGAGGAGGTTGCATTG ACAATGATGATTGCAAAGGACCTAATATCTGTGAAGAAGGCACTTGTGTGAACGTGCCTGGAGGCTATAGATGCGATCCCAAGCCCAAGATAATCAAGCCGGCCAAACCCCTCGTGCTACAAG GGGTTCTTTTAGGTTTAATGGGACTATTGTTCTTAGTTGTTGGGACGCTTGGgttgattatatttataaaaaagagaaggaggaTCATCAGTAGCAGGAAGTTCTTCAAACGTAATGGAGGCTTGTTGTTAAAACAACAACTAACTACTACAAATGACGGTAATGTAGACATGTCAAGGCTATTTAGCTCAGAAGAGTTGAAGAAAGCCACCGATAACTTTAGCGTGAAGAGGGTGCTTGGGAAAGGCAGTCAAGGAACTGTGTATAAGGGGATGATGGTGGATGGCAAGATCATTGCGGTTAAAAGATCAAAAGTTGTCGATGAAGATAAGCTCGAAAAGTTCATCAATGAGATCATCCTTCTTTCACAGATTAACCATAGGAATATTGTGAAACTAATAGGATGTTGCTTGGAAACAGAGGTTCCGATCTTGGTTTACGAATATATTCCCAATGGAGATATGTTCAAGCGCCTTCATGATGAATCCGACGATTATGCGATGACTTGGGAAGTGCGTCTTCGCATAGCCATAGAGATCGCGGGAGCTCTAACATACATGCACTCAGCTGCATCATTTCCAATATACCACAGAGATATCAAGACTACCAATATCCTATTGGATGAAAAATACGGAGCTAAGGTTTCTGATTTCGGAACATCAAGATCGGTAACCATTGATCAAACTCACCTGACAACAATGGTTGCAGGAACTTTTGGGTACATGGATCCAGAGTACTTCCTATCAAGCCAATATACTGACAAGAGCGATGTTTATAGTTTCGGGGTTGTCCTGGTAGAGCTCATAACTGGAGAAAAACCGTTGTCCCGAATTCGTTCTGAGGAAGGAAGGGGGTTGGCAACTCATTTCCTCGAGGCcatgaaagaaaacagagtgatTGACATCATTGATATTCggatcaaagaagaaagcaagctTGACCAACTGATGGCAGTGGCGAAACTCGCTCGAAAGTGTCTTAGCCGGAAAGGGATTAAAAGACCAAACATGAGAGAGGCTTCACTCGAGCTGGAGAGGATCCGTTCATCACCTGAAGATTTAGAGGCCCAtattgaaaatgatgatgaagaggacCAAGTCATGGAGATCAGCAGAGAATGA